One Staphylococcus simiae genomic region harbors:
- a CDS encoding metal-dependent hydrolase: MKLSFHGQSVIYFEAHGKKVIVDPFITGNEQSDLDASTLEVDYIILTHGHADHFGDVVELANRNHATVIGSAELADYLTTYHGVKDVRGMNIGGKANLDFGSVKYVQAFHSSSFTHEDGIPVYLGMPMGIIIEAEGKTIYHTGDTGLFSDMSLIAKRHPVDVCFVPIGDNFTMGIDDASYAINEFIKPKVSVPVHYNTFPIIEQDPQQFKDAVTVGEVQVLKPGEEVKF, encoded by the coding sequence ATGAAACTTTCATTTCATGGTCAATCGGTAATATATTTTGAAGCACATGGTAAAAAGGTTATCGTCGATCCATTTATTACAGGTAATGAACAATCAGATTTAGATGCTTCAACATTAGAGGTAGATTATATTATTCTTACTCATGGACATGCTGATCACTTTGGTGATGTGGTTGAATTAGCTAATAGAAATCATGCTACTGTTATTGGTAGTGCAGAATTAGCTGATTATTTAACAACATATCATGGTGTTAAAGATGTTAGAGGTATGAATATTGGTGGTAAAGCTAATTTGGATTTCGGCAGTGTTAAATATGTTCAAGCATTTCATAGTTCTAGTTTCACACATGAAGATGGTATACCAGTATATTTAGGTATGCCTATGGGTATCATTATTGAAGCAGAAGGTAAAACAATTTATCATACAGGAGATACAGGACTATTTAGCGATATGTCACTTATTGCTAAGCGCCATCCAGTAGATGTATGTTTCGTTCCAATTGGTGACAATTTTACGATGGGTATTGATGATGCAAGTTATGCAATCAATGAGTTTATCAAACCGAAAGTTTCTGTTCCTGTACATTACAATACCTTCCCGATTATTGAACAGGATCCACAACAATTTAAAGATGCAGTGACAGTTGGGGAAGTTCAAGTGTTGAAACCTGGAGAAGAAGTTAAATTTTAA